Below is a window of Staphylococcus succinus DNA.
TCTTCTTGGACCAATTTGACCATTTGCAAACAAGTAAATGCTTTAGAAGCATACGAAATATTATAGTTCAAACCACTCTTCTTAAAAGCCTCATGAAAACGTCTCATTTGCGTACGAATCTGCGTTTCATCGTATACAATAGTAGGGGTACCAAAACTTTGTGCTACAGTTTTTAGGCTCGTACCTCCCATAGTGAGCTCGCCATTATTATTATATTCAATTACCATAATTTATCTATACTCCTTTATTAGTGAGTCGTGGTTCATCGCACTTAATTGTTCTGAATTTGCACCCACGCCTTTAAATGTAAACTCATCAACACGTATATCATCATTATATAGTATTACTTCATCTTGTGCATGTACTTGTTCATCTACTTCAACAAACATATGGCTCATCATTAATGCACGAATAGGATAACGTTTACCATGAATTAATGCCTCGAATTGCGCCCTTGATTTAAGTATACCATCACCATAGCCAACATCAACTACTGCTAATTTTGTATGATTATGTGTTGCTTCAAATGCAAAACTGTAACCACAATAATCTCCTTCATTTACTTCTCGTATTTGAATGATATTACCTTTAACTGTTAAAGCTTGCTTAATCATAGAATGATCTATAGTACTATAAGGTCTTGAGCCGTATAACGCTATGCCAATACGTGCGTGTGTATGATTAGGCAACACACCACCTTCACGATAATAACTTGCACTATTTTGTGCATGTATCATTGGAAATTGGTAACCTTCATCTAGCAATGTATTTACAATTTCTAACCATGCTGTGCGTTCAATATGATAATCAGGTACGTCAAATTCATCCGCATAACCAAAGTGCGTCCATAATCCGGCAATAATCATTTTATTAGGATTTTCATTATGTCTATGATGTAAAAGTACTTGTCTCATTTCATCAGCAGATTTCAATCCAGAACGATGTAATAAATTCTCGAATTCTAAATGTATATGAATATCATATAATGCTTCATAATGTTCATAATAAAAATCGAGCGAGGGCAAAGTCATATGAATGTGATTGTCTCTAACTACATCGAAATCATATACGGCATTCATCAAAAATATTGTTGCTGTTGGAGCAATTTCTCGAACTCTTACGGCTTCTCTTAATGAAGTTGTGCTAAACGTTTGTATACCAGCACGTAGAAATTGAGTGACTGCAAACTCTAATCCATAGTGATAAGCATTATTTTTTACCACTGCCATAATTGAGTTGTCTTGCGCGACATTCACTGCATTTTTATAAAATTCTTCTGTGTCAACAGACCAAGTGGCCGTCATTGTTCACGCACCTCACTATACGATGTTAAAATTTGTTCATAATAATCAGCAACTTTAATTAGCATATGTTCGTTAAAATTTAAATGAGACGTATGTAATCCTGTAACATAGCCTTTCGATTCATCTCGTATACCGACAAACACAAAATAACTAGGTGCAAGCTGACTATAAAAACTAAAATCTTCTCCAAATAGGTAAGGGGTAGGTTTATCAATAATTTCAAACCCAGCATCTTTCAAACCATGTTCTACATGCTTTCTTAGTTTTACATCATTATAGGTAGGAGGATATCCTTCTTCAAATTTCA
It encodes the following:
- a CDS encoding alanine racemase, with the protein product MTATWSVDTEEFYKNAVNVAQDNSIMAVVKNNAYHYGLEFAVTQFLRAGIQTFSTTSLREAVRVREIAPTATIFLMNAVYDFDVVRDNHIHMTLPSLDFYYEHYEALYDIHIHLEFENLLHRSGLKSADEMRQVLLHHRHNENPNKMIIAGLWTHFGYADEFDVPDYHIERTAWLEIVNTLLDEGYQFPMIHAQNSASYYREGGVLPNHTHARIGIALYGSRPYSTIDHSMIKQALTVKGNIIQIREVNEGDYCGYSFAFEATHNHTKLAVVDVGYGDGILKSRAQFEALIHGKRYPIRALMMSHMFVEVDEQVHAQDEVILYNDDIRVDEFTFKGVGANSEQLSAMNHDSLIKEYR